The genomic stretch CTCAGCCTCCCTTTCTGCCTTAATGACATCAGGAGAACAGAACACCCCCACGCAGCGTCACAACCATggtcacaacacacacacacacagctcagcgTCTTCTCGTTCAGGAGGGGGGTATTCGTACTGTTCTCGCGATACTACGCAACAAAAAAAACGGGGTTCATATTGTCCTGAGTCGCcctgtttatttacatttattatatataaaggATTTCTTGATAAAACCAAAGGATTATGATATCACCAGAACGTgtccttttattattattattattattattattattattattattattattattaataataataataataataatgtattattgttattattattattattattaataataataataataataataataataatgtattattgtatcttctTATTATACCAAAGGATTATGATATTACCAGAACGTTtccttatattattattattattgtatcatATTGTCCTGAGTCGCCCTGTTTGTgacaattacatttattatatataaagaaTTTCTTGATAAAACCAAAGGATTATGATATTACCAGAACGTGtccttatattattattattattattaataataataataataataataatgtattattgtatcttctTATTATACCAAAGGATTATGATATTACAAGAATGTgtccttttattattattattattattaataataataataataataataataataataatgaattattgTATCATATTGTCCTGAGTCGCCTTGTTTGTAGCAATTCAATTTATGGTCTTATAAAAGATTTCTTGATAAATTCAAAATGCCTTTTAAAGCAAAGGAGATGGTAATTTTTTAATGGGTTACGTATGGTTAATTGTGAtgtggtttgttttttcttacttgtctgtttgtctatggtaacagtatgtctattgtatgtgtactttttctcaaactgagctgcctatagATGCAAAatgatgcacatatttgtacatattttatttttgtatttattttatttctctacatatattgtgttatatattgttgttatatatgttatgtaccttttttctattttcttacatttcttttatGCTTATATAAAAGAGCAACTGTCATGACAATTTtgccccggggatcaataaatgtattttaataatttCGGATTCTGAAATTGAAAAAATATGGGTCTTGAATCAAAGCAAATTATTTGAATACTTCACATTGGTCTTAGAGAAATTGCAATGAGCATATTTCACACTAAATCTGGTATTttattaatgaataaaaaaatatagttttagttgcagccctaaatcaATTTACCATAAACTATTATTCCATCATAGGAGTACTTTGTGTCTCTGGGCAAAAAGAGAGCAAATTTTTGTCCAAGGGGCCACTAATATTAGTTTGGCAAAGagcttatatttatttttaaccaaGTACTGTGTGCAattctgaggtacttgtactttccATTTCATTCTTCTACTCAAATGCTTTTCAGAGGgaaattttttactttttactccactgtatttatctgacagctttagttacaaaTCACCCtgcatattaatatttaaatacaaGATAGTCTTATGaaatataatgcattcttatgattaaagtacttttattttgactcTCTGTACATGACTGCTCAATCTGCACAAGCAAAAACAGGGATGGTTGAACCAAAATTTAGGATGTTTGTGCCTTTAGGTCCCCCTATTGGTTAATGAGTGGAACAACATATCTCAGTGCTAAAAATACCTGCTGCCTGAACAGCGTTTTTCATCCTCACACTCCCGATACGGCACTAAAAACCTTCAGGAAATCTGGATTCATTCCAAGATACAAATTCAAGCAACAACCAGCGGTTATTACTGTCTTTAATTTACATAGATATACAGTTAAATTGACAAAAATAACAAGAGAAATTGCATTAAGCTCCCTGTTGGTGGTTACACTTACTGCAGGACAGACTACAAATGATTTGTGACATCAAATGAATTGTTGCAGGAGGCTTTGAAGTCCTCTTTCCTTTTGAAGCAGCCAGGCACAGCGTGCCCAAGTTAAAATCATCCTTTCTGATACTCCGTCTTCATACTTCATCCACAAACGGTGTATTAACCAGGTGTCCACTAGCTGCCATGGTCTTCTTGCCATCTACAAATGTTTTCGCAGCCTGTAAAGAAAAGGACGAATGTTCCATTAAAACGGTTTAATTTACTGCTTAGTTAGTTCCTTATTgctcacattaaatacattattttcacGCCACAACTCAAAATTTGTCTCAaccaaatacttgataaatctccctttaaggtgcattttgaagagataaaaaatgtgattaatttgcaattaatcatggacaatcatgaaattaatcacgattaaatatttgaatccatCGACAACACCTAAGTCTACTATATAGTGAGTAGTGAGTCATTTCAGTCACGGTCTGTGCTTATGGGAGCTTTTTCATTGagaacagctgcctgctgctgatAATGTATTCACCATCTCTACAGTAGAGACACTCACCTTGACCAACTCGTCCTGGGTGACGGCGTCTATCGCCTCGAGAACAGCGGCAGGGAGCTGGTACGCTGCAGTCGTCAGAGCCTGAGCACCGATCTCCTCCAATAGACTCTCAGAGCTCTCCATTGACATCAGGTACTCCGATTTCACCTGGTTCCTACGCAGAGGAGTCAAACACACGCCAGAGTCAACACAACATATCATTATGGTACACAACCGCTCCGCCTCCATGTCCAACTACGTTACTCAGAGAACTCACTTTGCTCTGGTGATGTCAGCCTCCGATACGTTTCCCTCAGCCACACCTCTCACCTGAGCGACTGCAGCTTTGATCACCTACACGGAGGACGGCAAAAAGCAACAGTTCAGTGACATGGAGACTCATGGCGTCATTGCACGTTTTAGACGCGGTTACATTTGTCTTGGAAGGAGTGACTCACCTCCGCTGCAGAGTCAGCTTGTGAAATGGTGTAGATGCCAAACAGGCCGGAGTCGGAGTATGAGGCATTGAAGGCTGTGGCCTGAAAGACAGCCAGAGGTCATCTGACGTTAGGAGACAAACTCTCTGCATTTACAACTAATGCAACACACTATCctacaataaataaacaacgccaaataactcttttttttaaacttacatCAAAGGGCTGTGTGGTAGCTTTGGCAATACCCTGACTCAGCTTGCTGGTGATGTTGGAGCCCCTCTTTACATGTGGCCCAGCTCCCAGGATCCTTTGCAGCACGCTGAAGGCATTAGCCTCCGCGCTACCTGTCACACCACCCTCACTGGTAATCACCGCGTGGACCAGGGCGTCATTTGTATGCACCCGCAGctcacctacacacacagacacacacaatagACTGCTttagggatgacgtatttttgtaggccaatcaggaagttagcatcaccctggttccctcgactgAAAGCcagtgggatttttccatttggtttttggattattgcagaaaataagctctgtggcaaacacacgttttgatgatcttcacaaatgaacaccacttttatgattttggaAGTGTGAATGccatcgccagaagtaaaaagctaacgttaggttataaacaaactacagcaGGGTCGCATTTAGTCGCATCTCATTCAGCCGCTTGTTAGCAAGCGactttttaagacacaaaagATTAAAAATTCCAGAGTGGGTTAttcattgatgtattttatgtcgtagaacaaaacgttaaaatctctgcAGCTTAtgttaaccacagatcttatttcaggcatctaactaaaaacctatTCAAAAAAcccgttgacttccagacgagggaaccggatgtgctaaaatgctaactcatatcggggttttaggactcactcCTGCACCACTCTAAAGCATCATGACAATAAGGCAGTGATAAATCTCAAAGGCTGTaatgtagggctgcaattaatgatcatttctgttgattattttctcgattaattgatttagttgtttggtctataaaatgtcagaaaatggtgaaaaatatcaatcaatgtttcccaaaccccaagatgacgtcctcaaatgtcttgttttgtccacaactcaaagatattcagtttactgtcatagaggagtaaagaaaccagaaatattcacatttaagaagctgcaatcagagaatttagactatTTTTCCTTTACAAAAAtaactcaaaccgattaatcgaatATCAAAATcgctggcgattaatttaatagttgataactaatggattaatcgttgcagctctggtGTAATGTCACTATTAAACATGAGATTTACCTCCACGGTACACAGCCTTAGCCACCGGTGCTCCGGCCCCGCTGCGGGCGCTCAGGAGCCCCTCGCCCATTTGCCTCAGGACGGAGTGCTTTACACCTGGATGCAGAAATCAGACAACACTAACATTAACATACAACTACAATGAAAAACACAGCACATTCCCTGGATAGAAACATCCAGAGGAGGGTGATGTGTCGTCATTCAGGCATGCTGACACTTGCAGCGTTTGCTTGCAGGCAAAGTCAGCCATATGACCTGTTCAAAAATCCACATTCGTATCACTGCTGGTCTATTGTATTGACTTACAGCCTCTATGTCTCTGGGCAGAGGCCAAATGACATTTGAGAGGAGTGTaagagcacaaacacacagtttattTACATCAACACGACTACTATAACTACTAAACATTAGTAAAAGTGGAACCTTGATAAACAAAGCCCGACAGAAAGGAGAGCAGCCGTGACAAACTGATGCTGTCCGACTAGACAGCACTAGCAGACACTCACCTAGTCCTACAAGAGCCATTCTGCCAGTGGTGAAATGGTCCTCAACAAATGACTGCAGCTACAAGGGGACgataaggaggaggagaggtgtgtAAGAGCTACGTACGAGCTAACAGAGAATGAGAGGCTACGTTAGGTATATTCATACGTCTCGCTAACAAAGATCCATACCTGTGTGGAGGAGACACGGCCAACCATGTAGTCAGGACAGTACAGAGAGTTGGACAGGGCATTTTTGTACGCTGCTTCATGCAACTTCTCAATTACACCTGCGGGACAACATAgaaaaattacataaattacaTCTTTAAAGCTCCattaaagtcccagtgaaacgAAAGTCGGAGTGTCTTCAGATTCAGTAAACGGCGTGTAGAGCCGCCACATTTTCAAATCCTAAGTCGATGAATTGAGGGTGAATTTAAACCAAATTCCACAAAGACAAATCAGGTAGTTCGGATCTGAACTGTTATTCCTGGTACTGACCTATCTGAGTACACTGCTGAGCCAGGGCCTTGTCGATCTTCAGCCTGGGCGTCAGATCGTCCACCTCCC from Sebastes fasciatus isolate fSebFas1 chromosome 13, fSebFas1.pri, whole genome shotgun sequence encodes the following:
- the uqcrc2a gene encoding ubiquinol-cytochrome c reductase core protein 2a; its protein translation is MRGIRSLNSLPKRCYAAARRSEALTEPLAGRAPSSAAPPPPQNVQVSKLPNGLVIASLENNSPLSSVGVFVKAGSRYETVENQGVSHVLRLAANLTTKGASAFKICRGVEALGGSLSVTSSRETTAYTAECMRDHVDSLFEFLVNVTAAQDFRPWEVDDLTPRLKIDKALAQQCTQIGVIEKLHEAAYKNALSNSLYCPDYMVGRVSSTQLQSFVEDHFTTGRMALVGLGVKHSVLRQMGEGLLSARSGAGAPVAKAVYRGGELRVHTNDALVHAVITSEGGVTGSAEANAFSVLQRILGAGPHVKRGSNITSKLSQGIAKATTQPFDATAFNASYSDSGLFGIYTISQADSAAEVIKAAVAQVRGVAEGNVSEADITRAKNQVKSEYLMSMESSESLLEEIGAQALTTAAYQLPAAVLEAIDAVTQDELVKAAKTFVDGKKTMAASGHLVNTPFVDEV